The following proteins are encoded in a genomic region of Thioclava nitratireducens:
- the purD gene encoding phosphoribosylamine--glycine ligase yields MNILVLGGGGREHALAWAIKQNPKCDRLIVAPGNAGIAQIADCAAIDPSDAAAVLELCEANAIDFVVIGPEAPLAAGVADALRDQGILTFGPSAEAAKLEASKAFTKEICDACNAPTAAYARFTSAEGAKGYVREQGAPIVVKADGLAAGKGVIVAMTLDEAFNGIDEIFGGAFGSAGAEVVIEEFMEGEEASLFVLCDGENVLAVGGAQDHKRVGEGDTGPNTGGMGAYSPAPILSPEIEAKAMDEIVRPTVAEMAKRGTPFQGVLYAGLMIENGQPRLVEYNVRFGDPECQVLMLRLGAQALDLLLACAEGRLNEVQAQWAPDHAMTVVMAAQGYPGAYEKGSVIGGLDALPEDGSHMVFHAGTSEKDGKIVASGGRVLNVTARGASLQEARDRAYAMVDAIDWPEGFCRRDIGWRALN; encoded by the coding sequence ATGAACATTCTGGTTCTGGGCGGCGGCGGGCGCGAACATGCACTTGCTTGGGCGATCAAGCAAAATCCGAAATGCGACCGGCTGATCGTGGCCCCGGGCAATGCCGGGATCGCGCAGATCGCCGATTGCGCGGCGATCGACCCGAGCGATGCGGCGGCGGTGCTCGAACTTTGCGAAGCGAATGCGATCGATTTCGTGGTGATCGGGCCGGAAGCGCCGCTCGCCGCGGGTGTGGCCGATGCGCTGCGCGATCAGGGCATCCTGACCTTCGGCCCCTCGGCGGAGGCCGCGAAGCTGGAAGCCTCGAAAGCGTTCACCAAAGAGATTTGCGACGCCTGCAACGCGCCCACCGCAGCCTATGCCCGCTTCACCAGCGCGGAAGGCGCGAAGGGCTATGTCCGGGAACAGGGTGCGCCTATCGTGGTCAAGGCAGACGGCCTTGCCGCTGGCAAGGGCGTAATCGTCGCGATGACGCTCGATGAGGCCTTCAACGGCATCGACGAGATTTTCGGCGGCGCCTTCGGAAGCGCGGGCGCGGAAGTCGTGATCGAGGAATTCATGGAGGGCGAGGAAGCCTCTCTCTTCGTGCTTTGTGACGGCGAGAACGTGCTGGCCGTGGGCGGCGCGCAGGATCACAAACGTGTCGGCGAAGGCGATACCGGCCCGAATACCGGCGGTATGGGCGCCTATTCCCCCGCCCCGATCCTGAGCCCCGAGATCGAGGCCAAGGCGATGGACGAGATCGTCCGCCCCACCGTCGCCGAGATGGCCAAGCGCGGCACCCCTTTTCAGGGCGTCCTTTATGCCGGTCTGATGATCGAGAACGGCCAGCCGCGTCTCGTAGAATACAACGTACGCTTCGGCGATCCCGAATGTCAGGTGCTGATGCTGCGGCTCGGCGCACAGGCGCTCGACCTGCTGCTGGCCTGCGCGGAAGGGCGGCTGAACGAAGTGCAGGCGCAATGGGCGCCCGATCATGCGATGACGGTGGTTATGGCGGCACAGGGCTATCCCGGCGCCTATGAGAAAGGCTCGGTGATCGGCGGCCTCGACGCGCTGCCCGAGGACGGCTCGCACATGGTCTTCCACGCTGGCACCTCCGAGAAAGACGGCAAGATCGTCGCGAGCGGCGGCCGGGTTCTCAACGTGACAGCCCGCGGCGCGAGCCTGCAGGAAGCGCGCGACCGCGCCTACGCGATGGTCGATGCGATCGACTGGCCCGAAGGCTTCTGCCGCCGCGATATCGGCTGGCGGGCGCTGAACTGA
- a CDS encoding alkane 1-monooxygenase, with protein MSSEPDPQHVTQGNDPTRKRRLRGAFANLLRLSREIPGVDSFAVVTLLPVPLLLVAGVFGGLAAWAALVWIALCMFLLDEALKHPSPDAPEGSEFPAADALSTTLAVVHFVLLVLGVAAMSGHSMLEGPSWIAVWLAFGLFFGQVSNSNAHELIHRPDKRLFLLGKWVYISLLFGHHTSAHRLVHHRFVATPDDPNSAQLGEGFWSFAPRAWIGSFVGGYEMERNRFARLPAIDPKAPLSAQIKARIARLGPYPSYLLGGLWFAVLFGLLFGAEGVVAYILLCAYAQLQILLADYVQHYGLSRRRRGDGSFDPVDAHHSWDAPAPITSLWMLNAPRHSDHHAHPAREYPALRLGDLTEPQRPVLPRSLPAMAALALFPPLWRRVMDKRVKALQQDEPRGAEGASAR; from the coding sequence ATGTCGAGCGAACCGGACCCGCAGCACGTGACCCAAGGCAATGACCCGACGCGCAAGCGCCGCCTTCGCGGTGCGTTTGCAAATCTGCTGCGGCTCTCGCGCGAGATCCCGGGCGTCGACAGCTTCGCGGTCGTGACGCTTCTGCCGGTGCCGCTTTTGCTGGTGGCGGGCGTCTTCGGCGGGCTCGCGGCCTGGGCGGCGCTGGTCTGGATCGCGCTGTGCATGTTCCTCCTCGACGAGGCACTGAAGCATCCCTCTCCAGATGCGCCGGAAGGCTCGGAATTCCCGGCGGCCGATGCGCTGTCGACGACGCTGGCGGTGGTGCATTTCGTGCTGCTCGTGCTCGGCGTGGCGGCGATGTCAGGGCATTCGATGCTGGAGGGCCCGAGCTGGATCGCGGTCTGGCTGGCCTTCGGGCTGTTCTTCGGACAGGTGTCGAATTCCAACGCGCACGAGCTGATCCACCGGCCGGACAAACGGCTGTTTCTGCTGGGCAAATGGGTCTATATCTCGCTGCTCTTCGGCCATCACACCTCGGCGCATCGGCTGGTCCATCACCGTTTCGTCGCTACGCCGGACGATCCGAACTCGGCACAGCTTGGCGAGGGCTTCTGGTCCTTTGCGCCCCGGGCCTGGATCGGCAGCTTCGTCGGCGGCTACGAGATGGAGCGCAACCGCTTCGCCCGCCTGCCCGCGATCGATCCGAAAGCACCGCTGAGCGCGCAGATCAAGGCGAGGATCGCGCGGCTCGGCCCCTACCCGTCCTATCTGCTGGGCGGGCTGTGGTTCGCGGTGCTGTTCGGACTGCTCTTCGGGGCCGAGGGCGTGGTGGCCTATATCCTGCTCTGCGCCTATGCGCAGCTGCAGATCCTGCTCGCCGATTACGTCCAGCATTACGGGTTGTCGCGGCGGCGGCGGGGCGATGGCAGCTTCGATCCGGTCGATGCGCATCACAGCTGGGACGCGCCCGCGCCGATCACCTCGCTGTGGATGCTCAACGCGCCGCGCCACTCGGATCACCATGCGCATCCGGCGCGGGAATATCCCGCCCTTCGGCTTGGCGATCTGACCGAGCCGCAACGGCCCGTCCTGCCGCGCAGCCTACCCGCGATGGCGGCGCTGGCGCTGTTCCCGCCGCTCTGGCGCCGCGTCATGGACAAGCGCGTGAAGGCGCTGCAGCAGGACGAGCCACGCGGCGCCGAAGGGGCGAGCGCGCGCTAG
- a CDS encoding lysoplasmalogenase: protein MMSAAPISLVIAAVFAAIYLVRHAGAGESSAKTLVKTASVVALIPMAAALGAPLAILAGLALGAAGDFALSRSGQRAFLIGMAAFAAGHLAYLIGFLEMGARPSAWTIPLIALGLSAEFWLMPRTGGLCWPVRAYIWIIVAMAAVAMGLPAGYLLVILGSLAFVLSDLILALEMFVLHDAGRKRIAARALWMLYWGGQALIGWGAGSGFAGG, encoded by the coding sequence ATGATGTCCGCAGCTCCGATCAGCCTCGTTATCGCCGCCGTCTTCGCGGCAATCTACCTCGTACGCCATGCGGGGGCGGGGGAAAGCAGCGCGAAAACCCTCGTGAAGACCGCCTCCGTCGTAGCGCTGATCCCGATGGCGGCCGCCCTGGGCGCGCCGCTTGCGATCCTCGCGGGGCTCGCCCTTGGTGCAGCGGGCGACTTCGCCCTGTCGCGCTCTGGCCAGCGCGCCTTCCTGATCGGCATGGCAGCCTTTGCGGCGGGGCATCTGGCCTATCTGATCGGCTTTCTCGAGATGGGCGCGCGGCCCTCGGCATGGACCATCCCTCTCATCGCCCTGGGGCTCTCGGCGGAGTTCTGGCTCATGCCGCGGACGGGCGGGCTGTGCTGGCCGGTGCGGGCCTACATCTGGATCATCGTCGCGATGGCGGCGGTGGCGATGGGCCTGCCCGCGGGCTATCTGCTGGTGATCCTGGGTAGCCTCGCCTTCGTGCTTTCCGACCTGATCCTCGCGCTGGAGATGTTCGTGCTGCACGACGCCGGACGTAAGCGGATCGCGGCGCGCGCGCTCTGGATGCTCTACTGGGGCGGTCAGGCGCTGATCGGCTGGGGCGCGGGATCGGGTTTTGCCGGGGGATAA
- the ftsY gene encoding signal recognition particle-docking protein FtsY — protein MSFFKKLKSRLTRSSSKLEQGLEDIVAENASSEDEVAETPEPSAPATPAETSPEAAPRSRAEPGPEPEPEPRHDETINLPDPTPPAPGYVPAPVTEPVEEEHAQIAKAPLDVEPAPERPNPEPKKPSLLGRIFGGGEAKPAEPRRVLDDEMLESLEELLIASDMGVDTALRVSANLAEGRMGRKLSVSEIKGLLAQEVARIMEPVAKPLPLYPKKPQVVLVVGVNGSGKTTTIGKLASQFRAAGKQVVIAAGDTFRAAAVEQLQVWGDRAGVPVLTAPEGSDPASLAYDAMKKAEAEGADLLMIDTAGRLQNRADLMEELAKIVRVIRKVDETAPHNTLLVLDATTGQNALQQVDVFRKISNVSGLVMTKLDGTAKGGVLVALADKFGLPIHAIGVGEQLDDLAPFDPEEFAQALVGLED, from the coding sequence ATGTCGTTTTTCAAAAAGCTCAAATCGCGTCTGACGCGTTCTTCCTCAAAGCTCGAGCAGGGGCTCGAGGATATCGTCGCCGAGAATGCCTCCAGTGAAGACGAGGTCGCCGAGACGCCGGAACCTTCGGCGCCCGCGACGCCCGCAGAGACCTCCCCCGAGGCCGCGCCGCGGAGCCGTGCCGAACCGGGGCCGGAGCCCGAACCCGAGCCCCGGCATGATGAGACGATCAACCTCCCCGATCCCACGCCGCCCGCACCCGGCTACGTGCCCGCGCCGGTGACCGAACCGGTCGAAGAGGAACACGCGCAGATCGCAAAGGCCCCGCTCGACGTCGAGCCCGCGCCCGAGCGTCCAAACCCCGAGCCGAAGAAGCCGAGCCTTCTGGGCCGCATCTTCGGCGGCGGAGAGGCGAAACCCGCCGAGCCGCGCCGTGTCCTCGATGACGAGATGCTGGAAAGCCTCGAAGAGCTGCTCATCGCCTCAGACATGGGCGTCGACACCGCGCTGCGCGTCTCGGCAAACCTTGCCGAGGGGCGGATGGGTCGCAAGCTCTCGGTTTCCGAGATCAAGGGGCTTCTGGCCCAAGAGGTCGCCCGGATCATGGAGCCGGTCGCGAAACCTCTGCCGCTTTACCCCAAGAAGCCGCAGGTCGTGCTGGTGGTGGGCGTCAACGGGTCGGGCAAGACCACGACGATCGGCAAGCTCGCCTCACAATTCCGCGCAGCCGGCAAGCAGGTCGTGATCGCGGCGGGCGACACGTTCCGCGCAGCCGCCGTCGAACAGCTGCAGGTCTGGGGCGATCGCGCCGGCGTGCCGGTCCTGACCGCGCCCGAAGGTTCCGACCCGGCTTCGCTTGCCTATGACGCGATGAAGAAGGCCGAGGCCGAGGGGGCGGACCTTCTGATGATCGACACGGCTGGCCGGTTGCAGAACCGCGCCGATCTGATGGAGGAGCTGGCGAAAATCGTCCGCGTGATCCGCAAGGTCGACGAGACCGCGCCGCATAACACGCTTCTCGTGCTCGATGCGACGACGGGGCAGAACGCGCTGCAGCAGGTCGATGTCTTCCGCAAGATCTCGAACGTGTCGGGGCTGGTGATGACCAAGCTCGACGGCACTGCGAAAGGCGGCGTGCTGGTCGCGCTGGCCGACAAGTTCGGCCTGCCGATCCACGCGATCGGGGTGGGAGAGCAGCTCGACGATCTGGCGCCCTTCGATCCGGAGGAATTCGCGCAGGCCCTTGTGGGCCTCGAAGACTGA
- a CDS encoding EamA family transporter has protein sequence MSDWIISVSGTETGKHLALGLALLAAFLHALFGALQKGRHDPWLSRAAIDASYGIIAAPFALFVVPWPEPYMWPIFVGVFFIHVGYKLLQAACYQRGAYTVVYPVVRGTGPLFAVIGAGIIFGEHFTIGQWAGVATLLAGIYGLAIYNLRNVTVDRETMVPALMLAVATGAFVALYTTYDAYGIRATADPFTFLAWFFFIDGWFMPIFTARRWTKLPSSEMVPLIKRGVIGAIVAYFSFGSIMLATRLDKVGEAAVLRETSTVFAALIGWLVLGEKVGPRRTALMALIAAGAVIVEIAGR, from the coding sequence TTGAGCGACTGGATCATCTCTGTCTCGGGCACCGAGACCGGCAAGCACCTCGCGCTGGGCCTCGCGCTGCTCGCGGCCTTTCTGCACGCGCTGTTCGGGGCGTTGCAGAAGGGGCGGCACGACCCGTGGCTCAGCCGCGCCGCGATCGATGCGAGCTACGGGATCATCGCGGCCCCTTTCGCGCTCTTCGTGGTGCCGTGGCCCGAGCCCTACATGTGGCCGATCTTCGTGGGCGTGTTCTTCATCCATGTCGGCTACAAGCTGCTGCAGGCGGCCTGCTACCAGCGTGGGGCCTATACGGTGGTCTACCCGGTCGTGCGTGGTACCGGGCCGCTTTTCGCGGTGATCGGGGCGGGGATTATCTTCGGAGAGCATTTCACGATCGGCCAATGGGCCGGGGTGGCCACGCTTCTTGCCGGGATCTACGGTCTTGCGATCTACAACCTGCGCAATGTGACGGTCGATCGAGAGACGATGGTGCCGGCGCTGATGCTCGCCGTGGCGACCGGTGCCTTCGTCGCGCTCTACACCACCTATGACGCCTATGGCATCCGGGCGACCGCCGATCCCTTCACCTTCCTGGCGTGGTTCTTCTTCATCGACGGCTGGTTCATGCCGATCTTCACCGCGCGGCGCTGGACGAAGCTGCCGAGTTCGGAAATGGTGCCGCTCATCAAGAGGGGTGTTATCGGCGCGATTGTTGCTTATTTCTCCTTTGGCTCGATCATGTTGGCGACACGGCTCGACAAGGTGGGCGAGGCGGCGGTGCTGCGCGAGACCTCGACGGTCTTCGCAGCCCTCATCGGCTGGCTCGTGCTGGGCGAGAAAGTTGGGCCGCGGCGTACGGCCCTGATGGCGCTGATCGCGGCGGGGGCCGTGATCGTTGAGATAGCAGGCAGGTAA
- a CDS encoding inner membrane-spanning protein YciB has translation MAEKKISPWVKAALDWGPLIVFFVAFNRLKDGTYAILGTDYSGFVVATALFIPLIAASTLILWALTRKISAMQIATLVLVLIFGGLSVWLNDPTFFKMKPTIIYLLFAGILGAGLIRGKAWLQLVMNEAIPMAHEGWMILTKRFVGLFLALAVANEIVWRTMSDEIWVDFKTFGLPIILIVFIMSQTKLFERHGIEKEEGDEAEK, from the coding sequence ATGGCAGAGAAAAAGATTTCCCCGTGGGTGAAAGCGGCGCTCGACTGGGGGCCGCTCATCGTCTTCTTCGTCGCCTTCAACCGGCTCAAGGACGGCACCTACGCGATCCTCGGCACCGACTATTCGGGCTTCGTCGTGGCCACCGCGCTGTTCATCCCGTTGATCGCCGCCTCGACGCTGATCCTGTGGGCCTTGACGCGCAAGATCTCGGCGATGCAGATCGCGACGCTGGTTCTGGTGCTGATTTTCGGCGGGCTATCGGTCTGGCTGAACGATCCGACCTTCTTCAAGATGAAGCCGACCATCATCTATCTGCTCTTCGCGGGTATTCTCGGGGCGGGGCTGATCCGCGGCAAGGCGTGGTTGCAGCTGGTGATGAACGAGGCGATCCCGATGGCGCATGAGGGCTGGATGATCCTGACCAAGCGCTTCGTGGGGCTGTTCCTCGCGCTCGCGGTGGCCAACGAGATCGTCTGGCGCACGATGTCGGACGAGATCTGGGTCGATTTCAAGACTTTCGGCCTGCCGATCATCCTGATCGTCTTCATCATGTCGCAGACCAAGCTTTTCGAGCGCCACGGCATCGAAAAGGAAGAGGGGGACGAGGCGGAGAAGTAA
- the xth gene encoding exodeoxyribonuclease III, with protein sequence MKIATFNINGIKARHQALVDWLKEAEPDVVLLQEIKSVDEGFPCELFEDLGYAVETHGQKGFNGVAILSKLPLEDVTRGLPGDEGDEQARWIEATVVGEKGAVRLCGLYLPNGNPVELDDAGRPVAGGKYAYKLAWMERMQARAEALLELEEPFVMAGDYNIIPQDEDAAKPEAWRGDALALPQSREAFRRILNLGFTEAFRARVQGPGHYSFWDYQAGAWQKNNGIRIDHLLLSPQAADLLRDVGIDKEIRGRDKPSDHVPVWITLDV encoded by the coding sequence ATGAAAATCGCCACCTTCAACATCAACGGCATCAAGGCGCGCCATCAGGCGCTGGTCGATTGGCTGAAGGAGGCCGAGCCGGACGTGGTCCTGCTGCAGGAGATCAAGTCGGTCGACGAGGGCTTCCCGTGCGAGCTGTTCGAGGACCTCGGCTACGCGGTCGAGACACATGGGCAGAAAGGTTTCAACGGCGTTGCGATCCTGTCGAAACTGCCGCTGGAGGATGTGACGCGGGGGCTGCCCGGCGATGAGGGTGACGAGCAGGCGCGCTGGATCGAGGCGACCGTCGTCGGCGAGAAGGGCGCGGTGCGGCTCTGTGGCCTCTATCTGCCCAACGGCAACCCGGTGGAACTCGACGATGCGGGGCGACCTGTCGCGGGCGGCAAATACGCCTACAAGCTCGCGTGGATGGAGCGGATGCAGGCGCGGGCCGAGGCGCTGCTCGAACTGGAGGAGCCCTTCGTGATGGCGGGCGATTACAACATCATCCCGCAGGACGAGGATGCCGCGAAGCCTGAAGCGTGGCGCGGCGATGCGCTGGCGCTTCCGCAAAGCCGCGAGGCGTTCCGCCGTATCCTCAATCTTGGCTTCACCGAGGCCTTCCGTGCCCGGGTGCAGGGGCCGGGGCACTACTCGTTCTGGGACTATCAGGCGGGCGCCTGGCAGAAAAACAATGGCATCCGGATCGACCATCTGCTGCTGTCCCCGCAGGCGGCGGACCTGTTGCGCGATGTCGGCATCGACAAGGAAATCCGCGGCCGCGACAAGCCCTCTGATCACGTTCCGGTCTGGATCACGCTCGACGTCTGA
- a CDS encoding peroxidase-related enzyme (This protein belongs to a clade of uncharacterized proteins related to peroxidases such as the alkylhydroperoxidase AhpD.), whose protein sequence is MQDQISRHPVPQLADMPEDIRTRIEAVHEKAGFIPNIFLALAHRPDEFRAFFAYHDALMERPGNLTIAEREMIVVATSAANECQYCVIAHGAILRIRAKNPLIADQVAVNYRKSDITPRQRAMLDFAMKVSLRAQEVEEADYEALRAHGFTDDDIWDIGGITAFFGLSNRLVNMASIPPNPEFYAMGR, encoded by the coding sequence ATGCAAGACCAGATCAGCCGGCACCCGGTGCCGCAACTCGCCGACATGCCAGAGGATATCCGCACGCGGATCGAGGCGGTTCACGAGAAGGCCGGGTTCATCCCGAACATCTTCCTCGCCCTGGCGCATCGCCCCGACGAGTTCCGCGCCTTCTTCGCCTATCACGACGCGCTGATGGAGCGGCCTGGCAACCTGACGATCGCCGAGCGCGAGATGATCGTCGTGGCGACTTCGGCGGCAAATGAGTGCCAGTATTGCGTGATTGCACATGGGGCGATCCTGCGCATCCGCGCCAAGAACCCGCTGATCGCCGATCAGGTCGCGGTGAATTACCGCAAGTCCGACATCACGCCGCGCCAGCGGGCGATGCTCGATTTCGCGATGAAGGTTAGCCTGCGGGCGCAGGAGGTCGAGGAGGCTGACTACGAAGCGCTGCGCGCCCATGGTTTCACCGATGACGATATCTGGGATATCGGCGGGATAACGGCGTTCTTCGGCCTGTCGAACCGGCTGGTGAACATGGCTTCGATCCCGCCGAACCCCGAGTTCTATGCGATGGGGCGCTGA
- a CDS encoding 8-oxoguanine deaminase — translation MGEILIRSAEVVVTMDGARRELKGSDLLLRDGQIAAVGPGLESMGEVVEAKGCVVTPGLVNTHHHLYQTLTRAVPGGQDALLFGWLQTLYPIWAKMGPEEIRVSAQVGLAELALTGCTTSSDHLYMYPNGARLEDTIHAAAELGLRFHPTRGAMSIGESDGGLPPDSLVEREEAILNDCIRIVDAFHDPNEGSMCRVGIAPCSPFSVSRELMRDAALLARDKCVMLHTHLAENDEDISYSLEQFGCRPGQYAEDLGWTGEDVWHAHCVKLDAGEIDLFARTQTGVAHCPCSNCRLGSGIAPVRQMRDAGVKVALGVDGSASNDAGSLIGEARMAMLLQRVQNGADAMAAREALEIATLGGAQVLGRPDCGILAPGKRADVAIWDVSGLEAAGAWDPVAALVLCGPPKVKHLFVEGRQVVRDGQVVTIDLPRVIETQNRLASALMG, via the coding sequence ATGGGCGAGATCTTGATCCGGAGCGCCGAGGTGGTCGTCACGATGGACGGCGCCCGGCGCGAGTTGAAGGGCTCGGATCTGCTGCTGCGCGACGGCCAGATTGCAGCTGTCGGGCCAGGGCTGGAAAGCATGGGCGAGGTGGTCGAGGCCAAGGGCTGCGTCGTCACGCCGGGGCTCGTGAACACCCATCATCACCTCTATCAGACGCTGACCCGTGCGGTGCCGGGCGGGCAGGATGCGCTGCTCTTCGGCTGGCTGCAGACGCTCTACCCGATCTGGGCGAAGATGGGCCCCGAGGAGATCCGCGTCTCGGCGCAGGTCGGACTGGCGGAACTGGCGCTGACCGGCTGCACCACCAGTTCCGATCACCTCTACATGTATCCGAATGGCGCGCGGCTGGAGGACACGATCCACGCGGCGGCGGAACTGGGGTTGCGCTTCCATCCCACGCGCGGCGCGATGAGCATCGGCGAGAGCGATGGCGGCCTGCCACCCGATAGCCTGGTCGAGCGCGAAGAAGCGATCCTGAACGACTGCATCCGGATAGTCGACGCGTTCCACGATCCCAACGAAGGTTCGATGTGCCGGGTGGGGATCGCGCCCTGTTCGCCGTTTTCCGTCTCGCGCGAGCTGATGCGCGACGCGGCGCTGCTCGCGCGCGACAAGTGCGTTATGCTGCACACCCATCTTGCCGAGAATGATGAGGATATTTCCTACAGCTTGGAGCAGTTTGGCTGCCGGCCGGGGCAATATGCCGAAGATCTCGGTTGGACCGGCGAGGATGTCTGGCACGCGCATTGCGTGAAGCTGGATGCGGGCGAGATCGACCTGTTCGCGCGCACGCAGACCGGGGTTGCGCATTGTCCGTGCTCGAATTGCCGTCTGGGCTCGGGCATCGCGCCGGTGCGCCAGATGCGCGATGCGGGGGTTAAGGTGGCGCTTGGCGTCGATGGCTCGGCCTCGAACGATGCAGGGAGCCTCATCGGCGAGGCGCGCATGGCGATGCTGCTGCAGCGGGTACAAAACGGCGCCGACGCGATGGCCGCGCGCGAGGCGCTGGAGATCGCGACGCTAGGTGGCGCGCAGGTTCTGGGCCGTCCCGATTGCGGGATCCTCGCGCCGGGCAAGCGGGCAGATGTGGCAATCTGGGATGTCTCGGGGCTGGAGGCGGCAGGCGCGTGGGATCCGGTCGCGGCACTGGTACTCTGCGGGCCGCCCAAGGTGAAACACCTCTTCGTCGAGGGCCGTCAGGTGGTGCGCGACGGGCAGGTTGTGACGATCGACCTGCCGCGCGTGATCGAGACGCAGAACCGCCTCGCATCAGCGCTTATGGGCTGA
- the guaD gene encoding guanine deaminase: MAELHLGQVLEYRGDALVEGPEVVAHRRRGGVLVEGGLIAAVGEADDLREDHPQAEITDHGDHLLSPGFVDAHVHYPQTAIVASWGKRLIDWLNTYTFPEEISFADPAHAEEIATRYLDLALMNGTTSMCSYCTIHPVSVEAFFAAAKARGMRAAAGKTCMDRNAPEALRDTPQSAYDDSRVLLQKWHGVDRLSYVITPRFSPTSSADQLAALGALWAEHPDCLMQTHLSEQVDEIAWVRELYPTARDYLDTYETYDLLGENALYGHAIHLEPREADRIKEVGAALIHCPTSNTFIGSGLFDWPTRLAEGQRIGLATDTGGGSSFSMLRTMAAAYEIGQLTHQPLHPAQLWWLATQGSAKSMRMSDKIGALAPGMEADFIAVDLASTPAISQRADRANDVWEAIFPTIMMGDDRAIAGTWVAGKRLH; the protein is encoded by the coding sequence CTGCATCTTGGGCAAGTTCTGGAATATCGCGGCGACGCGCTCGTCGAAGGGCCCGAAGTGGTTGCACATCGCCGGCGCGGTGGCGTGCTGGTCGAGGGCGGCCTCATCGCCGCCGTAGGCGAGGCGGACGACCTGCGCGAGGATCATCCGCAGGCCGAGATCACCGATCACGGCGATCATCTGCTGTCGCCCGGCTTCGTCGACGCCCATGTGCATTATCCGCAGACCGCGATCGTCGCGAGCTGGGGCAAGCGCCTGATCGACTGGCTCAACACCTACACCTTCCCCGAGGAGATTTCCTTCGCCGATCCCGCCCATGCCGAAGAGATCGCGACACGCTATCTCGATCTGGCGCTGATGAACGGCACCACCTCGATGTGCAGCTATTGCACGATCCATCCCGTCAGCGTCGAAGCCTTCTTCGCAGCCGCGAAGGCGCGCGGGATGCGGGCGGCGGCGGGCAAGACCTGCATGGACCGCAACGCGCCGGAGGCTTTGCGCGACACGCCGCAATCGGCCTATGACGACAGCCGAGTCCTCTTGCAGAAATGGCATGGCGTGGACCGGCTGAGCTATGTCATCACGCCGCGCTTCTCGCCCACCTCGTCGGCCGATCAGCTGGCCGCGCTGGGGGCGCTCTGGGCGGAACATCCCGATTGCCTGATGCAAACCCATCTGAGCGAGCAGGTGGACGAGATCGCATGGGTCCGCGAGCTATATCCCACCGCGCGCGATTACCTCGACACCTACGAGACCTATGATCTACTGGGCGAGAACGCGCTTTATGGCCACGCGATCCATCTGGAGCCGCGCGAAGCCGACCGGATCAAGGAGGTCGGCGCGGCGCTGATCCATTGCCCGACCTCTAACACCTTCATCGGCTCGGGGCTGTTCGACTGGCCGACACGTCTTGCCGAGGGGCAGCGGATCGGGCTGGCCACCGATACCGGCGGCGGGTCGAGCTTCTCGATGCTGCGCACCATGGCCGCAGCTTACGAGATCGGCCAGCTGACGCATCAGCCGCTGCACCCCGCGCAGCTTTGGTGGCTGGCGACGCAAGGCTCCGCCAAGTCGATGCGGATGAGCGACAAGATCGGCGCGCTGGCGCCGGGAATGGAGGCGGATTTCATCGCGGTCGACCTCGCCTCGACGCCTGCCATCTCGCAGCGTGCCGACCGTGCGAACGACGTCTGGGAGGCGATCTTCCCGACGATCATGATGGGCGACGACCGCGCCATCGCGGGAACTTGGGTCGCGGGCAAGCGGCTGCATTGA